From Nitrospira lenta, one genomic window encodes:
- a CDS encoding S1 family peptidase, which translates to MRSKVLLLTAFVIAFPPTSANAWLGDVISAPSTAVRQAQAAAAEVTATVHARQEQIAREKDDNSRDQSLTLQEKVRRDLDLERSRQKLEKAESAVNEVQARSVEELIVLNETIRALRYPVWAICNSTPWRLPEKDKWNEYLDPVQNELAQLAPKVGMFVQYGVKQDGKLQWLQNGATAFAVGGPYVLTNRHVITSYADKGVDGKWYLLKNQHLTVQFPKEYSKCNSPTPTIEATVLRVELVGEGEEDDYAVLKIDQDFSQMPFSDSDQPAEGLQVVAIGYPTKPEPCDGKTPTDLHPCTFLTETEINLLFGAPDRSVPFPAERISPGSVLYNPTSGPDKFSYTASTWGGNSGSPVVSLTDGKIVGLHFQSLNASRENIGYNNAIAIGKIRPVLEAHGYIK; encoded by the coding sequence ATGCGATCCAAGGTGCTCCTTCTTACAGCATTCGTGATTGCCTTTCCCCCAACTTCCGCCAACGCATGGCTAGGCGACGTTATTTCGGCCCCCAGCACGGCTGTGCGACAGGCTCAGGCTGCAGCGGCAGAGGTAACTGCGACAGTGCATGCTCGGCAAGAGCAAATTGCACGAGAAAAAGATGACAATAGCCGTGATCAGTCACTGACTCTCCAAGAGAAAGTAAGGCGCGATCTCGATTTGGAGCGTTCTCGCCAGAAGCTTGAAAAGGCAGAATCAGCTGTAAACGAAGTACAAGCACGCTCTGTAGAGGAACTAATCGTACTAAACGAGACGATTAGAGCATTACGATATCCGGTATGGGCTATTTGCAACAGCACTCCGTGGCGACTGCCCGAGAAAGATAAGTGGAACGAGTACCTAGATCCAGTACAAAATGAATTGGCACAACTTGCACCCAAGGTTGGAATGTTTGTTCAATATGGGGTCAAGCAAGATGGAAAGTTACAATGGCTGCAAAATGGAGCAACTGCTTTTGCTGTCGGAGGGCCCTACGTTCTGACAAATCGTCACGTTATAACCTCCTACGCTGATAAAGGTGTAGATGGCAAGTGGTATCTCCTTAAGAACCAGCATCTGACCGTACAGTTCCCCAAGGAATATTCTAAGTGCAATTCCCCAACACCGACTATCGAAGCTACAGTCCTAAGAGTCGAGCTTGTGGGGGAAGGGGAAGAAGATGATTATGCTGTTCTGAAGATTGATCAAGATTTTAGCCAAATGCCTTTCTCCGATTCAGACCAACCAGCAGAAGGCCTGCAAGTTGTTGCTATCGGTTATCCCACCAAACCCGAGCCTTGCGACGGAAAAACACCTACAGATCTACACCCGTGTACCTTTCTCACTGAAACAGAGATCAACTTACTTTTTGGAGCACCAGACAGAAGCGTGCCATTCCCGGCAGAGAGAATCTCTCCTGGAAGTGTACTGTACAATCCTACCAGCGGCCCGGATAAGTTCTCTTACACCGCATCGACCTGGGGAGGCAATTCAGGCTCGCCTGTAGTGAGCCTGACGGATGGCAAGATAGTGGGGTTGCATTTCCAATCGCTTAATGCAAGCCGTGAAAACATAGGCTACAACAACGCCATAGCAATCGGAAAAATTAGGCCGGTCTTGGAGGCACACGGCTATATCAAATAA